A genomic stretch from Roseovarius nanhaiticus includes:
- a CDS encoding ABC transporter substrate-binding protein, producing MSDFRIPPTNAQAPAQATAGRRLGPSRRSVLASGAAAGLGAALPMGWAKPARAEPKRGGVFRVGVHDGSSTDTWDPATTESIMMIQANHVVRSFLTEITNQNELGSDLALSWEATKEDATEWRFELAQNATFHNGKKVTAEDVIASINYHRAEGSASAAKSLLDGITNIRADGDYAVIFELDSGNADLPYLMSDYHLTIQPAQPDGSIDWANGIGCGPYKVIDYSPGISAAFVRHDGWHRIDEGAWFDEVRMTVLNDPNARQAAIVTGDVDAVTDVDLKTAGRLAQAPGVILDNVPSGTHITMPMFCDVAPFDDLNVRLALKHAINRQEIVDKILFGYGTIGNDHPIAPSMPYYADLPQREQDLDKAKYHLKQAGMDNLSVEISVNDAILAGAVNMCSLFAEQARPAGIDIKVNQEPVDGYWSNVWLKKPFCVVSWAARPTPDIMFSQAYKAGADWNESHWENERFNQLLLKAKAETDDALRSEMYAEMQMLCRDDGGTIVPFFRERMSARRDNVLREDTIAAVWELDGARGYHRWWFA from the coding sequence ATGAGTGATTTTCGCATCCCGCCGACCAATGCGCAGGCCCCCGCACAGGCCACTGCCGGACGCCGCCTTGGCCCCAGCCGCCGCAGCGTTCTTGCCAGCGGCGCGGCCGCCGGCCTCGGTGCCGCCCTGCCGATGGGCTGGGCCAAGCCGGCGCGGGCCGAACCCAAGCGCGGCGGAGTGTTCCGCGTCGGCGTGCATGACGGCAGCTCGACCGACACATGGGATCCGGCCACGACCGAGAGCATCATGATGATCCAAGCGAACCATGTCGTGCGATCGTTCCTGACGGAAATCACCAATCAGAACGAACTGGGCTCAGACCTTGCGCTGTCTTGGGAGGCGACCAAGGAGGACGCGACCGAGTGGCGCTTCGAATTGGCGCAGAATGCCACCTTCCACAACGGCAAGAAGGTGACGGCAGAAGACGTCATTGCGTCGATCAACTACCACCGGGCCGAAGGGTCGGCGTCGGCGGCCAAATCGCTTCTGGATGGAATCACGAATATCCGGGCCGATGGTGATTACGCGGTGATCTTCGAGCTGGATAGCGGCAATGCCGATCTGCCTTACCTCATGTCCGACTACCACCTGACCATTCAGCCCGCGCAGCCGGATGGCAGCATCGACTGGGCCAACGGCATCGGCTGTGGCCCCTACAAGGTGATCGACTACTCGCCCGGCATCAGCGCGGCCTTTGTGCGCCATGACGGCTGGCACCGGATCGATGAGGGGGCCTGGTTCGACGAAGTCCGCATGACCGTGCTCAATGATCCCAATGCGCGACAGGCGGCCATCGTGACCGGCGATGTCGATGCCGTGACGGACGTCGATCTGAAGACCGCTGGCCGCCTCGCACAGGCGCCGGGTGTCATTCTCGATAACGTGCCGTCGGGCACGCATATCACCATGCCGATGTTCTGTGACGTGGCGCCTTTCGATGATCTGAACGTGCGCCTCGCGCTCAAGCACGCAATCAACCGGCAAGAGATTGTGGACAAGATCCTCTTTGGCTACGGCACCATCGGCAATGATCACCCCATCGCGCCGTCGATGCCCTATTACGCCGACCTGCCGCAGCGCGAGCAGGATCTGGACAAGGCCAAGTATCATCTCAAGCAAGCTGGAATGGACAATCTCTCGGTCGAAATCTCGGTCAACGACGCGATCCTCGCGGGCGCCGTGAACATGTGCAGCCTCTTTGCCGAGCAGGCCCGCCCCGCCGGGATCGACATCAAGGTCAACCAGGAGCCGGTTGATGGCTACTGGTCGAATGTTTGGCTGAAAAAGCCGTTCTGCGTGGTGTCATGGGCCGCGCGCCCGACGCCGGACATCATGTTCAGCCAAGCCTACAAGGCGGGTGCCGATTGGAACGAAAGCCATTGGGAGAACGAGCGCTTCAACCAGCTTTTGCTCAAGGCCAAGGCCGAGACGGACGACGCCCTGCGATCCGAGATGTATGCCGAGATGCAAATGCTGTGCCGCGATGACGGGGGCACGATCGTGCCCTTCTTCCGTGAGCGGATGTCGGCGCGGCGTGATAATGTCCTGCGCGAGGATACCATCGCGGCCGTCTGGGAGCTCGATGGCGCGCGCGGCTATCACCGCTGGTGGTTCGCCTGA
- a CDS encoding DUF4169 family protein: MTDKPINLNRARKSRARAAAKAEADENAVRFGRTKAQVKRDETEAAKAARHIDDHKREP, translated from the coding sequence GTGACGGACAAGCCAATCAATCTGAACCGCGCGCGCAAATCCCGCGCGCGGGCAGCGGCCAAGGCCGAGGCGGATGAGAACGCCGTCCGCTTCGGCCGCACGAAGGCTCAGGTAAAGCGCGACGAGACGGAGGCGGCCAAGGCGGCGCGCCACATCGACGATCACAAGCGCGAGCCCTGA
- the chrA gene encoding chromate efflux transporter, producing the protein MQVSTRAFLAAFGRIGLLSFGGPAAQIALMQSELVERRGWLEQRQFLGALSFCMLLPGPEAMQLATYAGWRLRGTWGGILAGLLFVLPGALAILALALAYAQYGDVPLVAALFAGVKAAVLVIVAQALWRLGNRALEGRAQVVLAVLAFAAIYAAALPFPLIIAAAAAWGAWAARGQPHGAAAPITPGQTARTLRTIAIWGSLWAAPVLAAHAADATFLAAIAAFFSKLAVVTFGGAYAVLAYMTQTVTQTHGWISADQMIDALGLAETTPGPLILVTQFVAMLAGFGAGGTGTALAAGAMALWVTFVPCFLWIFAGAPYLERLLAQPRLRGALSAISAAVVGVIANLSLWFGLHVLFAELRNGPLGTYPVLSSLDTPAAGLTALAAILMLALRIPMLPALALMAAAGGLLHLAL; encoded by the coding sequence ATGCAGGTCAGCACGCGCGCTTTCCTGGCGGCCTTCGGGCGGATCGGCCTTTTGTCCTTTGGCGGCCCGGCGGCTCAGATCGCCCTGATGCAATCCGAGCTGGTCGAGCGGCGCGGCTGGCTGGAGCAGCGTCAGTTCCTCGGCGCGCTCAGCTTTTGCATGCTCTTGCCCGGCCCGGAGGCGATGCAGCTGGCGACCTATGCGGGCTGGCGCCTGCGCGGCACATGGGGCGGCATCCTCGCGGGCCTTCTCTTCGTCCTGCCCGGCGCGCTGGCCATCCTCGCGCTGGCGCTGGCCTACGCGCAATACGGCGACGTGCCGCTGGTTGCGGCGCTTTTTGCGGGGGTCAAGGCGGCGGTGCTGGTGATCGTCGCACAAGCGCTCTGGAGGTTGGGCAATCGCGCGCTGGAGGGGCGCGCGCAGGTGGTTCTGGCCGTGCTGGCCTTCGCCGCGATCTATGCCGCCGCCCTGCCCTTTCCATTGATCATCGCCGCCGCCGCGGCCTGGGGCGCCTGGGCCGCTCGGGGACAGCCGCATGGGGCGGCCGCGCCCATCACTCCGGGTCAAACGGCTCGCACGCTGCGCACCATCGCCATCTGGGGCAGCCTCTGGGCCGCGCCTGTCCTGGCGGCCCATGCCGCTGACGCGACCTTCCTCGCCGCCATCGCAGCTTTCTTCAGCAAGCTGGCGGTGGTGACATTCGGCGGCGCCTATGCGGTGCTGGCCTATATGACCCAGACCGTGACGCAGACCCATGGCTGGATCAGCGCGGACCAGATGATCGACGCGCTGGGACTGGCCGAGACGACGCCCGGCCCCCTCATCCTCGTGACGCAATTCGTCGCCATGCTGGCGGGCTTCGGCGCGGGCGGCACTGGCACCGCGCTGGCGGCGGGGGCCATGGCGCTTTGGGTGACGTTCGTTCCCTGCTTTCTCTGGATCTTTGCGGGCGCGCCCTATCTGGAGCGGCTTCTGGCGCAGCCGCGCCTGCGCGGCGCACTTTCGGCGATCTCAGCAGCGGTGGTCGGGGTCATCGCCAACCTCTCGCTCTGGTTCGGGCTCCACGTTCTTTTTGCGGAGCTACGCAATGGTCCCTTGGGCACCTATCCGGTCCTCTCCAGCCTCGATACACCCGCGGCGGGCCTTACCGCGCTGGCCGCGATCCTGATGCTGGCCCTGCGTATCCCGATGCTGCCCGCGCTGGCGCTGATGGCTGCGGCGGGCGGGCTCTTGCATCTGGCGCTCTAG
- a CDS encoding ABC transporter ATP-binding protein produces the protein MTATIAIQAVSHDFGTFRALDDINLEIEAGEYIVLLGPSGCGKTTLLSTLGGFIDPTRGTVLIGGRDMTHVPPAKRPTTTMFQDYALFPHMTLRDNVGFGPRMAGVGKAQRDAKALELLDLVGLKDAASKRPYALSGGQRQRVALARSLAVDPDVLLLDEPLGALDLKLRRAMQDELKQIQRKVGTTFVHVTHDQEEAMAIADRIVVMNGGRIEDCGPPDRIYRRPGSLFAAGFMGEMNRIPGTRNAGKIETAIGALPAPDGAPLGPVTLCLRPEQIGMGKGAWDIGAARITDAAFFGTHFRCHLAPEAAPDMDLIAHLPPNARPDTGSIVQLSADPADLSVFEAEA, from the coding sequence TTGACCGCCACTATCGCCATCCAAGCCGTCAGCCACGATTTCGGCACGTTCCGCGCGCTCGACGATATCAACCTCGAGATCGAGGCTGGCGAATACATCGTGCTGCTCGGCCCCTCGGGCTGCGGCAAGACCACGCTTTTGTCGACGCTGGGCGGCTTCATCGACCCGACGCGCGGCACGGTGCTGATCGGCGGGCGCGACATGACGCATGTGCCCCCGGCCAAACGCCCCACGACAACGATGTTTCAGGATTACGCGCTCTTTCCGCATATGACGCTGCGCGACAATGTGGGCTTCGGCCCGCGCATGGCGGGCGTGGGCAAGGCCCAGCGCGACGCCAAGGCTTTGGAACTGCTGGATCTCGTCGGCCTCAAGGACGCGGCATCAAAGCGCCCCTATGCCCTCTCGGGCGGGCAGCGCCAGCGCGTTGCGCTGGCCCGCAGCCTTGCCGTCGATCCGGATGTTCTGCTGCTGGACGAGCCTTTGGGCGCGCTGGACCTGAAGCTGCGCCGTGCCATGCAGGACGAGCTCAAGCAGATCCAGCGCAAGGTCGGCACGACCTTTGTCCACGTCACCCACGATCAGGAAGAGGCGATGGCCATCGCCGACCGCATCGTGGTGATGAATGGTGGCCGGATCGAGGATTGCGGCCCGCCCGACCGCATCTATCGCCGGCCCGGATCGCTCTTTGCCGCGGGCTTCATGGGCGAGATGAACCGCATTCCAGGCACGCGGAACGCAGGCAAGATCGAAACGGCGATCGGCGCGCTGCCCGCGCCCGATGGTGCGCCGCTTGGCCCGGTCACGCTCTGCCTGCGGCCCGAGCAGATCGGTATGGGCAAAGGCGCATGGGACATAGGCGCCGCCCGCATTACCGATGCCGCCTTCTTCGGCACGCATTTCCGCTGCCACCTCGCGCCCGAGGCCGCGCCCGACATGGACCTGATCGCGCATCTGCCCCCCAATGCCCGCCCCGACACGGGCAGCATCGTACAGCTTTCGGCGGACCCCGCAGATCTCAGCGTCTTCGAGGCCGAGGCATGA
- a CDS encoding SspB family protein, which produces MSRTIEYGNLMHRAMRGLIQEVLEDVAANGLPGAHHFFITFDTNHPEAALADWLKQRYPNEMTVVMQHWYDNLEVSDEGFGITLNFGDAPENLYVPYDAIQTFVDPSVEFGLRFETQPKSDEDEEDEEADLDEDTAPKGGGDIVSLDSFRKH; this is translated from the coding sequence ATGTCGCGCACCATCGAATACGGCAATCTGATGCACCGGGCCATGCGTGGCCTGATCCAGGAGGTGCTGGAGGATGTCGCCGCAAACGGCCTGCCCGGCGCGCACCACTTCTTTATCACCTTCGACACCAACCACCCCGAGGCCGCGCTGGCCGATTGGCTGAAACAGCGCTACCCGAACGAGATGACCGTTGTGATGCAGCATTGGTACGACAATCTTGAGGTCAGCGACGAAGGCTTTGGGATCACACTGAATTTCGGCGACGCGCCCGAAAATCTCTATGTGCCCTATGACGCCATTCAGACCTTCGTCGATCCTTCCGTCGAATTCGGCCTGCGATTCGAGACACAGCCCAAAAGCGATGAGGACGAAGAGGACGAGGAAGCGGATCTGGACGAGGACACCGCGCCCAAGGGCGGCGGCGATATCGTCAGCCTCGACAGTTTTCGCAAGCATTGA
- the cobO gene encoding cob(I)yrinic acid a,c-diamide adenosyltransferase — translation MTDDINAAHNAKMKRIKAQRDALMKHKTEEKGLIIVHTGDGKGKSSSGFGMIMRCIGHGMPCAVVQFIKGTWVTGEKTLLRERFADECRFFVSGEGFTWETQDREADIAAAQNGWKIAKEQILAPEIQFVLLDEINIALRYDYLDIDEVVDFLLTQKPAMTHVCLTGRSAKPELIEAADLVSEMKLVKHPFHDGVKAQNGVEM, via the coding sequence ATGACCGACGATATCAACGCCGCCCACAACGCCAAGATGAAGCGCATCAAGGCCCAGCGCGACGCGCTGATGAAGCACAAGACCGAGGAGAAGGGCCTGATCATTGTCCATACGGGTGACGGCAAGGGCAAGTCGTCCTCGGGTTTTGGCATGATCATGCGCTGCATCGGGCATGGGATGCCCTGCGCGGTCGTCCAGTTCATCAAGGGCACGTGGGTCACGGGTGAAAAGACGCTGCTGCGCGAGCGGTTCGCCGATGAGTGCCGGTTCTTTGTCTCGGGCGAGGGCTTCACCTGGGAGACACAGGACCGCGAGGCCGATATCGCCGCCGCGCAGAATGGCTGGAAGATCGCCAAGGAGCAGATACTCGCCCCCGAAATCCAGTTCGTCCTGCTGGACGAGATCAACATCGCGCTGCGATACGATTATCTCGATATCGACGAGGTGGTGGACTTCCTGCTGACGCAGAAGCCCGCGATGACGCATGTCTGCCTGACGGGCCGCAGCGCCAAGCCCGAGCTGATCGAGGCTGCCGATCTGGTGAGCGAGATGAAGCTGGTCAAGCACCCGTTCCACGACGGGGTCAAGGCGCAGAACGGGGTCGAGATGTAG
- the fumC gene encoding class II fumarate hydratase, whose product MSRSETTTRTETDSFGPLEVPSDKYWGAQTQRSIINFPIGWERQPIAIVRALGVIKKACAQANKENGKLDEARADAIIEAASEVIQGDLDDNFPLVVWQTGSGTQSNMNANEVIANRAIEIMGGTIGSKDPVHPNDHVNMGQSSNDTFPTAMHIAAAMTAHGVTLPGLEKLQDALEAKAQKWAHIIKIGRTHTQDATPLTLGQEFSGYTHQVAMGIERIHAALERIYELAQGGTAVGTGLNTQKGWGETVAANMAEITGLPFVTAPNKFEALAAHDAMVEISGALRVVAGSLFKIANDIRFLGSGPRCGLGELILPENEPGSSIMPGKVNPTQCEALTQVCAHVMGNDAAVGFAGSQGHFELNVYKPMMAYNVLQSMQLLGDAASAFTDNLVDGLEADETRIDKLMRESLMLVTALAPEIGYDNATKVAKTAHKNGTTLKEEAIALGFVDAETFDRVVRPEDMVGPK is encoded by the coding sequence ATGAGCCGCAGTGAGACCACCACCCGCACCGAAACCGACAGCTTCGGCCCGCTCGAAGTGCCGTCGGACAAGTATTGGGGCGCGCAAACGCAGCGCAGCATCATCAACTTTCCCATCGGGTGGGAGCGTCAGCCCATCGCCATCGTCCGCGCCCTCGGCGTGATCAAGAAAGCCTGTGCGCAAGCCAACAAGGAAAACGGCAAACTGGACGAGGCCCGCGCCGATGCCATCATCGAAGCGGCAAGCGAGGTCATCCAGGGCGATCTCGACGACAACTTCCCGCTGGTCGTCTGGCAGACCGGCTCGGGCACGCAATCGAACATGAACGCCAACGAGGTGATCGCCAACCGCGCGATCGAGATCATGGGCGGCACAATCGGCTCGAAGGACCCAGTGCATCCCAATGACCATGTGAACATGGGCCAGTCATCCAACGACACCTTCCCAACGGCGATGCACATCGCCGCTGCGATGACAGCCCATGGCGTGACGCTGCCGGGGCTGGAGAAGCTGCAAGACGCGCTGGAGGCCAAGGCGCAAAAATGGGCGCATATCATCAAGATCGGGCGCACACATACGCAGGATGCCACGCCTCTGACGCTGGGCCAGGAATTCTCGGGCTACACGCATCAGGTCGCCATGGGGATCGAGCGCATCCATGCCGCACTCGAGCGCATCTACGAGCTGGCGCAGGGCGGCACGGCTGTCGGCACCGGCCTCAACACGCAAAAAGGCTGGGGCGAGACGGTCGCCGCCAACATGGCCGAGATCACCGGCCTGCCCTTTGTCACCGCCCCCAACAAGTTCGAAGCGCTGGCGGCGCATGACGCGATGGTCGAAATCTCGGGCGCGCTGCGCGTCGTGGCGGGATCGCTCTTCAAGATCGCCAACGATATCCGCTTCCTCGGCAGTGGCCCCCGCTGCGGTCTGGGCGAGCTGATCCTGCCCGAGAACGAGCCCGGCAGCAGCATCATGCCGGGCAAAGTGAACCCCACGCAATGCGAGGCGCTGACACAGGTTTGCGCGCATGTCATGGGCAATGATGCCGCCGTCGGTTTTGCCGGCAGCCAAGGCCATTTTGAGCTCAACGTCTACAAGCCCATGATGGCCTATAACGTTCTGCAATCCATGCAGCTTCTGGGCGATGCGGCCTCGGCCTTTACCGACAATCTGGTGGACGGGCTGGAAGCGGACGAGACGCGCATCGACAAGCTGATGCGCGAGTCGCTCATGCTGGTCACGGCGCTCGCGCCCGAAATCGGCTATGACAACGCCACCAAAGTGGCCAAGACCGCGCACAAGAACGGCACCACGCTGAAAGAAGAGGCCATTGCGCTCGGCTTTGTTGATGCCGAAACCTTCGACCGCGTCGTGCGGCCCGAAGACATGGTCGGGCCGAAGTGA
- a CDS encoding chromate resistance protein ChrB domain-containing protein, translating to MPDPNSITPPQLMRLIGTPACPALIDICLPEDFAEDPRLIPGARRASHRELAALRQSLNGGPAIIICQKGRKLSQGVVSALQAEGVTAEYLAGGVQAWQASGGPLVPINAVRFDAEGQTRWITRARPKIDRIACPWLIRRFVDPRARFLFVAPSEVMAAADIFDATPFDIDGAEFSHEGDLCSFDVMLRRFGLATPALEQMALAIRAADTNRHDLHPVAAGLLAISVGLSRQYKNDHAQLEAAIPVYDALYRWARDGQDEGHDWLHGQNGRP from the coding sequence ATGCCAGACCCGAATTCCATCACACCACCCCAATTGATGCGCCTGATCGGCACGCCCGCCTGTCCCGCACTCATCGACATCTGCCTGCCCGAGGATTTCGCAGAAGATCCCCGACTGATCCCAGGCGCCCGCCGCGCGTCGCATCGCGAACTGGCGGCGCTGAGGCAAAGCCTCAACGGCGGCCCCGCAATCATCATTTGCCAGAAGGGCCGCAAGCTCAGCCAGGGCGTCGTCAGCGCGCTGCAGGCCGAAGGCGTCACGGCCGAATATCTGGCGGGCGGCGTGCAAGCGTGGCAGGCCAGCGGTGGCCCTCTCGTGCCGATCAACGCCGTGCGCTTCGATGCGGAGGGTCAAACCCGCTGGATCACTCGCGCGCGGCCCAAGATCGACCGGATCGCCTGCCCCTGGCTGATCCGGCGCTTCGTCGATCCGCGTGCCCGCTTTCTCTTTGTCGCCCCGTCCGAGGTGATGGCGGCGGCCGACATCTTTGACGCCACCCCCTTCGATATTGACGGGGCCGAGTTCTCGCATGAGGGCGATCTGTGCAGCTTCGATGTGATGCTCCGCCGTTTCGGCCTTGCCACACCCGCGCTTGAGCAGATGGCGCTGGCCATTCGCGCGGCGGATACCAACCGGCATGACCTGCATCCCGTTGCCGCGGGACTGCTGGCCATTTCGGTCGGGCTGTCGCGTCAATACAAGAACGATCACGCCCAACTTGAGGCCGCCATTCCCGTTTACGATGCGCTCTACCGCTGGGCGCGGGACGGGCAGGATGAGGGGCATGACTGGCTCCACGGCCAAAATGGGCGGCCCTGA
- a CDS encoding MBL fold metallo-hydrolase, which produces MKRARPEDWYRVERRANDVTYICEPHIEEFYRCNMWHVRGRERDMLVDSGMGVVSLREWVPLVTERDLTAVASHTHFDHMGCHHEFADRCVHEAEAHILADPTNAATLADPYVTDEIFTQLPPLPYSSESYRLKSAPAIRLLADGDMIDLGDRAFEVIHTPGHSPGGIALWEAKTGILFSGDIVYDGPLIEDTYHADAEDYHRSMVRLYDLPVEIVHGGHFPSYGRARHRQIIKDWLNAHERP; this is translated from the coding sequence ATGAAGCGCGCCCGCCCCGAGGACTGGTACCGCGTGGAGCGCCGCGCGAATGACGTCACCTATATCTGCGAGCCGCATATCGAGGAATTCTATCGCTGCAACATGTGGCACGTCCGGGGGCGCGAGCGGGATATGCTGGTCGATAGCGGCATGGGCGTCGTCAGCTTGCGCGAATGGGTGCCGCTGGTGACCGAGCGGGACCTGACCGCCGTGGCCAGCCATACGCATTTCGATCACATGGGCTGCCACCACGAATTCGCCGATCGCTGCGTGCACGAGGCCGAGGCGCATATCCTCGCCGATCCGACCAATGCCGCGACGCTGGCCGATCCCTACGTCACTGACGAGATCTTCACGCAGTTGCCGCCCCTGCCCTACAGCTCCGAGAGCTACCGGCTGAAATCTGCTCCTGCGATCCGGCTACTGGCGGATGGCGACATGATCGACCTCGGAGATCGCGCCTTCGAGGTGATCCACACGCCCGGCCATTCGCCGGGCGGTATCGCCCTCTGGGAGGCGAAGACCGGCATCCTCTTTTCCGGCGATATCGTCTATGACGGCCCGCTGATCGAGGATACCTACCACGCCGACGCCGAGGATTATCACCGCTCGATGGTGCGTCTTTACGACCTGCCCGTCGAGATCGTGCATGGCGGGCATTTCCCCAGCTATGGCCGCGCTCGCCACCGGCAAATCATCAAGGACTGGCTGAACGCGCATGAACGCCCCTGA
- a CDS encoding ribbon-helix-helix domain-containing protein, which yields MTLRPVKHSLTLRGHRTSVTLEPEFWRAFRAIAAQSGTPINALAAEIDAARGPDLGLASAIRLHVLRHYRAAAEKGPD from the coding sequence ATGACTCTACGCCCGGTCAAACACTCGCTTACCCTGCGCGGGCACCGTACCTCCGTCACCTTGGAGCCCGAATTCTGGCGCGCCTTCCGTGCCATCGCCGCCCAGAGCGGCACGCCGATCAATGCACTCGCCGCCGAAATCGACGCAGCGCGCGGCCCCGATCTTGGCCTCGCCTCGGCGATCCGGCTCCACGTGCTGCGCCACTACCGCGCTGCGGCGGAAAAAGGCCCAGACTGA
- a CDS encoding P-II family nitrogen regulator, translating to MKLIIATIKPFKLDEVREALTAIGVRGMMVTETKGFGAQSGHTEIYRGAEYAVNYVPKIKLEIAVASSMADQVCDTIMQTARTGKIGDGKIFVLDLAHAARVRTGETGEDAL from the coding sequence GTGAAACTGATCATCGCAACGATCAAGCCATTCAAACTCGACGAGGTGCGCGAGGCGCTGACCGCAATCGGCGTGCGCGGCATGATGGTGACCGAGACCAAGGGCTTTGGCGCGCAATCAGGCCATACCGAGATTTATCGAGGCGCGGAATACGCCGTCAATTACGTGCCCAAGATCAAGCTCGAAATCGCCGTTGCCTCGTCGATGGCCGATCAGGTCTGCGACACGATCATGCAGACCGCCCGCACCGGCAAGATCGGTGATGGCAAGATCTTCGTACTGGATCTGGCCCATGCGGCCCGCGTGCGCACCGGCGAGACGGGCGAGGACGCGCTGTGA
- the amt gene encoding ammonium transporter has product MSFKTKLGIVAALIALPQMGLAQDAAAAPDFNEIGPYIMTTLLFCMAGFLVFFMAAGFAMLEGGLVRSKNVTMQMTKNIALYSIAAIIYWLVGFNLMYPGEFNGYVGSFFVPTVLDPVGVAAADAALDYASIGSDFFFQLVFVAATASIVSGALAERIKLWPFLIFVIVLTGFMYPISGSWKWGAGWLDAAGFQDFAGSTVVHSVGGWAALAGAIILGPRLGKFGKDGRVHPMPGSNLALATLGTFILWLGWFGFNGGSQLAMGTVGDVSDVSRIFANTNMAAAAGAVTALILSQIMYKKPDLTMVLNGALAGLVSITAEPLAPSLFGALWIGAVGGVIVVVTVPMLDKFQIDDVVGAIPVHLFAGIWGTIAVVFYNSDANLMTQLLGIIAYGAFTFIASLIVWVILKATLGIRVSEEAEIQGLDMAELGMEAYPEFSKG; this is encoded by the coding sequence ATGTCATTCAAGACCAAACTTGGCATCGTCGCAGCGCTGATCGCCCTGCCCCAGATGGGCCTTGCCCAGGACGCGGCCGCCGCGCCCGACTTCAACGAGATCGGCCCCTATATCATGACGACCCTGCTTTTCTGCATGGCGGGCTTCCTCGTTTTCTTCATGGCCGCAGGTTTCGCCATGCTCGAAGGCGGGCTGGTGCGGTCCAAGAACGTCACGATGCAAATGACCAAGAACATTGCGCTCTATTCCATCGCCGCGATCATATACTGGCTCGTTGGGTTCAACCTGATGTATCCGGGCGAATTCAACGGCTATGTCGGCAGCTTCTTTGTGCCGACCGTGCTCGATCCGGTGGGCGTGGCCGCCGCTGACGCGGCGCTGGATTACGCGTCGATCGGATCGGACTTCTTCTTTCAGCTGGTCTTTGTTGCCGCCACTGCCTCGATCGTGTCGGGCGCGCTGGCCGAACGGATCAAGCTGTGGCCTTTCCTGATCTTCGTGATCGTGCTGACCGGCTTCATGTATCCGATCTCGGGGTCGTGGAAATGGGGCGCAGGCTGGCTTGATGCCGCGGGCTTTCAGGACTTCGCCGGCTCGACCGTGGTCCACTCGGTGGGTGGCTGGGCCGCCTTGGCCGGTGCCATCATCCTAGGCCCGCGTCTGGGCAAGTTCGGCAAGGATGGCCGCGTCCACCCCATGCCCGGCTCGAACCTCGCGCTTGCCACTCTGGGTACGTTCATCCTGTGGCTGGGCTGGTTCGGCTTCAATGGCGGCTCGCAGCTGGCCATGGGGACCGTGGGCGACGTGTCAGACGTCAGCCGTATCTTCGCCAATACCAACATGGCGGCGGCAGCCGGTGCCGTGACTGCGCTGATCCTCAGCCAGATCATGTATAAAAAGCCAGACCTCACCATGGTGCTGAACGGCGCGCTTGCGGGCCTCGTGTCGATCACCGCCGAGCCTCTTGCGCCCAGCCTTTTCGGGGCGCTCTGGATCGGTGCCGTGGGCGGCGTGATCGTTGTCGTGACCGTGCCGATGCTGGACAAGTTTCAGATCGACGACGTGGTCGGCGCCATCCCGGTGCACCTCTTTGCGGGCATCTGGGGCACCATCGCCGTCGTCTTCTACAATAGCGACGCAAACCTCATGACGCAGCTTCTGGGGATCATCGCCTACGGCGCGTTTACCTTCATCGCCAGCTTGATCGTCTGGGTCATCCTGAAGGCCACGCTGGGCATCCGGGTCAGCGAAGAGGCCGAGATCCAGGGCCTCGACATGGCCGAGCTGGGCATGGAGGCCTATCCGGAGTTCAGCAAGGGCTGA